GGTAATCAATTCATCCGGCAGTAAATCCGCCCGATTCGAGAGGACTTGTGCAAACTTAACATAGGTTGGCCCCAGTTCTTCGGCTACCATCCGAATGCGTTCCCATCGGCTGTATTCCATAACAGGCCGTTCTTGTCGTGTCCAAAGGGCGCGTCGCCGTTCGGAAACCAAACCCTTGAGGGCCGTCTCGGAAATGATGCCCTCAAATCCATATTTAAATAAAACCTGAAGTATTTCGCGGATGCGGCGAATGTTTTGAAACGTGCGCGTAAGCATAAGGGGTGGGTTTTAGGTCCAACAAAGGAGGCACGGTTCTACCTTAGCGGCCATAAGACCGCACATATTCTGGTACCGGAATATGAGGGGGCAATAATTCGTCGTTTATGGCAGGGCCATAAACGGTCTGAATAGGGAGAACCCCTGCCCAATAAGGCAGTCCAAGGTCTTCTGCATCATCTTTCACTCCCGCATTTCGGATTTTTGCGGAAGCCTGTTCAATGTACACCCGTACAATCATGGTGGCTTTTAGCTCTTTTTCGTTCGGAATTCGGGAATCATCCCAGCGCTGAGGAACAAGTTTTTCCATAAACAGAGCGGTAAGGCGCATTTTTTCTTCAGGGTCTTCCACCTTCTCGCCTATTCCAAAGAGCATAGCCGAACGGTAGTTGACGGAGTGATGGAAGGCGGAACGGGCCAGAATCAGGGCGTCGGTATGGGTCACGGTGATGCAAATGGGTGCGCCCGTCGCCATGTGCCGCATCATCCGGCTGGCCTCGGAGCCATGCAGGAGGAGGTGGTCGTCGTCTCGCGCAATCAAGGTGGGGATGACGATGGGCTGTTCGTCCATCACAAAGCCTACATGTCCGATGAGGGCTTCATCCACAATAGGATAAATGACGTTGCGGTCGTAGTGGCCTCTTTCGGGTACGCGAACGACCGTATTTTTTTTGGTTTTAGGATTGGGGGTGCTCATCGTAATGGGAAATAGGTTGGGTGATTATTTTATAAAATGAGCCTCCACAGCAACGGTTGCGGAGGCTCCTGTGTTTTTCGCAATGGATTTGCGGGCGTTATCGTTTGGCGAATGCCTCCATAAAACGAACACTGGCCTCGATGCCTTTGTGGAAGCGGTCTATGCCATACTTCTCATTGGGCGAGTGAATGGCATCGGAGTCTAGACCAAAGCCCATTAAAACCGTATTTAATCCCAAGATGTTCTTGAAGTCTGCAACAATCGGGATAGAGCCGCCTTCACGGGTAAAGACGGGTTTGCGGCCATAAACGCCCTCCATCGCTTCACTGGCGGCTTGCATCGCAGGGTGATGAATGTCCACCATTGCGGCATGACCACCATGAAGTGCGGTAAATTTGAGTTTCATGGTAGGTGGCGTGTTTTCCTCGAAATACTTACGGAGCATTTCGGCCACATCGTCTGGCTGTTGATCTGGTACCAAGCGACAAGAGATTTTCGCACCAGCTTTGGCAGGCAAGACAGTCTTGGCGCCTTCGCCTTGATAACCACCCCAGATGCCGTTCAGGTCTAAGGTTGGACGGGCCGTAATGCCTTCTAGAAGGGTAAATCCGGCTTCGGTTCTGGTTTCGACTACTTCCACCTCCGCCTTCCAGCCTGCTTCGTCGAAGGGAAGCGAGGCAAAGCCCGACCGCTCTTCGTCCGAGAGGTGACGAACAGCATCGTAGAAGCCGGGTAGGGTGACACGGTGATCTGCATCATGCAGATTGGTGATCAGGCGGCATAATTCATTGAGTGGATTGTGTACGCCACCGCCATATACGCCGGAATGAAGGTCTCGGTTGGGTCCGGTTAATTCTACCTCCACATAGGCCAATCCACGCAAACCATAAGTGATACTGGGTACATTTTCAGCAAAGAGCGAGGTGTCGGAGATCACCACAATATCGGCGGCCAATCTTTCTTTGTTGGCTTCCAGAAATTGTGAAAGGTGTGCAGAGCCTACTTCTTCTTCCCCTTCGATAATAAACTTCAGGTTGAGCGGAAGTTGGCCCTCGCCTTTGAGCCATGCCTCTGCGGCTTTGACGTGCATAAAGGCTTGGCCTTTGTCATCACAGGAGCCACGGGCATAAATCAATCCATCTTTGATGACAGGCTCAAAGGGTGGGGAGTCCCACAATTCCAATGGATCCGGAGGTTGTACATCGTAGTGCCCATACACCAAAACGGTAGGAAGTTGGGCATCTCGGATGTGTTCTGCATACACCACAGGATGGCCGAGTGTGGGCATGATTTCGACGTGGGCCATTCCAATATTTCGTAGGTTCTCGGCAAGCCATTCGGCGGCTTTCTTGACATCTCCTGCATGGTTTGAGTCTGCACTCACCGAAGGAATACGTAGCCATTCGAGCAATTCCGAGACCTGTTGGTCGGCATGGCTGGCGGCATATGTTAAGGCTTTTTGCATAGCGGTTTATTTTATTGGAGCAGATGAAGTTGTTCTCAAGATACAATCAGAATCGGGGAGAAGCCTAAATTTTGGAAGCGTTTTCGGTGATTTTAAGCAGGCGGCGCACTTCTTCTACATCGGTCTCCATCCATGTACTGGTTGCCCTACCAGTGGTGCGTTCTACCCTTTTCCGTAACGAGGCATGAAGTTCCGTTGCGCCTGTTTTTTTGGCAATGGCAAGGGCATTTTGGGAAGTTATGCCACCGCCGGGCAAAATAGTTATTCGTTCTTGTGCTTCCCGAATCAAGCGGACGAGGTTTGGAATGCCCTCAAAAGCGGTATGGGCCAAGCCCGATGTGAGAATACGTGTAAATCCCATATAAACAAGGATTTTCAATGCCTCCATCTCATCGGGAACCAAGTCGAAGGCCCGGTGGAAAACAGTTTCCATACCTTGGGCAGCATCCAACATGCGGTAACAAGCCTCTGTATCTATGGTTCCATCCGGCGCAAGTGCGCCCAAAACGACGCCTTCTACGCCTTCCGATTTGCAAATATGAATGTCTTCTAACATAACTGCGAGTTCATCTGGTTGGTAGCAAAAATCGCCACCCCGTGGCCGGATCAACACCATGATGGGGATATTCAACCGACGTTTAAGGTGGCGAATCATTCCCAAACTGGGTGTGGTTCCGCCTTCCGAGAGGTTTTCGCAGAGTTCTATGCGGTGTGCACCCCCTTGCATGGCTGCCATAGCAGATTGAAAGTTGGCGGCACAAATTTCCAACGTCATGAATGGATGATTTGGTTCAAGGATTTTTAGGCGCGTTTGGATCTCGCATTCAAAGCCTTAGTTTAGGATATTATAACCCAAAAAGAAAGGATCAAAGTCATTAAAATGCAAAACATAAAAACCTTTTTGGTCACTGGTGGATGCGGTTTTATTGGTTCTGCCTTGGTTCGCTGGTTGATTCCAAAAAAAACAGTTCGGGTCGTGAATGTGGATGCGTTGACCTATGCCGGAAATCTGGCCTCGGTGGCTTCGGTAGCTGATTCGCCGAATTACATCTTTTTGCAGGCGGATATTTCGGATGCGCCTACCATGCAAGCCGTTTTTGAGGCACATCAACCTGATGCCGTGGTGCACCTCGCGGCAGAAAGCCATGTGGATCGTTCAATTGATGGTCCTGCAACGTTTATCCAAACCAATATTGTGGGTACTTATACGCTTTTAGAAGCGGCGCGACAGTATTGGCAGGCATTACCTCGCTCGAAAAGAAATGATTTTCGCTTCCTACATGTATCTACTGATGAAGTATTTGGTTCACTGGGTAATACCGGACTCTTTCAGGAAGACACGCCATACCAGCCGAATTCGCCTTATTCTGCCAGCAAAGCTGCTTCCGATCATTTGGTGCGTGCATGGTATCATACCTATGGCCTGCCCGTTTTAACCACCAATTGCTCCAATAATTATGGCCCCTATCAATTTCCCGAAAAACTAATTCCAGTGGTCATTCTAAAAGCCCTTGCGGGTGCAGCAATTCCGGTGTATGGCAAGGGAGAAAATGTACGAGACTGGTTGTTTGTGGACGACCATGTTCGGGCATTGTGGCGGGTGTTGCAACAGGGAATACCCGGCGAGACGTATAATATTGGCGGATGGAATGAGCAAACCAATCTCTCGGTGGTACATGCCATCTGCCAGATATTAGAGGAACTTCGTCCTACTAAAACGCCTTATTCCCGTCAGATTACCTTGGTTGCCGATCGTCCCGGCCATGATTTCCGTTATGCGATGGATGCAACCAAAATAGATCGGGCGTTAGGGTGGAGGCCACAAGAAACCTTTGATTCCGGCCTCCACAAAACCGTTAGATGGTATATAGAAAATCCGGAATGGTGGCAAAATGTTGTTTCCGGTGTATATCGTCTGGAACGATTGGGAACGAAAACCCCAAAGGATGGAGGGAAAAACGAATGAAAGGAATCATTCTGGCGGGTGGAACTGGCTCTCGGTTGTGGCCTGTCACCTATGCAATCAGTAAACAATTATTGCCGGTTTATGATAAACCAATGATCTATTATCCCCTTTCTACGCTGATGTTGGCCAGTATTCGAGATGTTTTGATCATCACTACTCCACACGAAGCACCATTATTCCGTCATTTGTTGGGAGATGGAACACAATGGGGAATGAACCTACAGTATGCTGTTCAGCCAAAGCCGGAAGGATTGGCACAAGCCTTTATTATTGGCCGTACTTTTGTGGATGGCGAGGCGGTTTGTTTGATTCTGGGAGATAATATTTTTTATGGGGCTGGTTTGCAAGAAAAACTGCACCTGGCTTCGGGCCGTACAAACGGGGGGGTGGTTTTTGGGTATCAAGTACGTGACCCACATCGTTATGGGGTGGTTACGTTTGATGCCAAGGGAAAAGCTACGCATATTGAGGAAAAACCTCAAAAACCACGCTCGAACTATGCGGTTACGGGGCTATATTTCTACGACCAACACGTAACCGACATTGCTGCGACGCTAAAACCTTCTGCCCGTGGGGAACTGGAAATCACGGATGTGAACAATGTTTATCTTGAAAAAGGAGAACTGGAGGTCATGCTGTTGGGGCGGGGGTACACGTGGTTGGATACCGGAACCCACGAGTCTTTACTCCAAGCGGCCAATTTTGTTCAGACCATCGAGGAACGACAAGGACTGAAAATTGCTTGTCCGGAAGAAATTGCTTTTGAAAATGGATGGATTACCAAAGAACAACTCTTTGAACGTGCAGAGCGATTGGAAAAAAGCGCGTATGGCGCGTATCTACGGTCCTTGCTGGGTGCTTAATCGCACATATTTCTTATGGTATCACCTTGTTATTTAAAAGATTTAAGAGTGCTTGGTTTTGTCGGGTCTAAAGCGGCTTCATTCCGGACCAAGAGCGTATCCGCCGTTTGTCCAAAATGATCGGTGATGTTGGGATTTGCGCCTCCGTTTCTTAGTTTCTCCATCATGGCTTTGTTGTGTTGTAGGGCGGCAAGGTGTAGGGCGGTTCCGCCTTGCCAACCTTCCACATTCTTTCGGTTGGGGTCGGCACCTGCAGCCAAGAGGGCATCAACGATTGCCATGTGATTGGCCCGAACAGCAGCCATCAGCGCGGTATAACCTGTGGCATTGGTGGCATTTGGGTTTGCGCCTTTTTTGAGGAGAACATTGACCAGCGATACATTTCCGAGATAGGATGCAGAAATCAGAGGCGGGGTTGTCTGTCGGTCTCCCACATTTGCATTTGCTCCGGCATCTAAAAGCAACTGCGTAACAGCCGAGTGATTGCGTTGGATCGCATACTGGAGGGCTGTGCGGCGGGTCTGGTCGGTTGCCTCTAATGCCGGATTGGCTTGCAGTAACTGCTCCATTACATAAGCATTTCCGGACTTGGCCCCCATCATGAGCGCAGAACGCCCCCACGGATCTTGTACATCCACCTTGGGATGATATGCCATCATGCGCGTCACAATCCGGGTGCGGCCATATGCCGATGCTTCCACGAGAGGGACAAAGCCGTCTGAAAAGACTTGGTCTGGTTTGGCCCCATGTAGCATCAATAAATTGGTCGGCTGAAAATAGTTTTTTTGTATCCCGATTCGCCAAGCCGCACCATCGGCAACGTCTGGTTTCATCCCCGCTTCTAAAAACCACTGCACTTCTTGTAAACGATAGGCCGAAAACGCCTCTATGAAAGCCGTTTCGGTAAAAGGTATTTTTCTCTCCTGCAACTTGGCGCGGGCCTGTTCTGGCGTGGGATGCTCGATACATGCCGCTAAGGAAAAAGTAAAACACAAAAACAAAAGTCTATGCCGCATACACACCAGTTGAACTATTTTTGAGACGAGTGAACTTTAAAAAATACAGGATTGTTGGGGTGGTGAAAGGTGGATTCGTGTAGAAGACGTTGCTTCTGGCGGGTACTACTTGTAACTTTGGTGTGTCGTAGTTGGCATTTTAAACACTCACCGGATTAGAAACGTCTTTAGAGGGTTTGCTGTTGATGGGTTTCTGGTTCGGTCAAACATGTTCAAATATCACTTCCATCAGAATTTTTTGTTGCGCTGTGTCCATAAAAGCATTTATCAAGCCCTTACTAACCATCACCTGTATGCTACTTCTGATATGGTTTATCCGTTGGGATCAGATCATACAGACCATTCGTAGTGCCGATTGGCGTTTCGCGGGCGTGTCTCTCCTCTTGCTGACCTTAAATATATATCTTCAGACGGTAATTTGGCAGACGTTGGTTCGCCGTCTTTTTCCTGAAGAACAGTTTTTTCAATCGCTGGGCGCTGTTTTGGTTGGGCAAACCCTTGGTTTGTTTACCCCCGCACGCTTGGGAGATTTTGTGGGGCGGGCTTATTATTTAGACCATCAAAATAAATGGGAGTTGGCAGCCCTAACAGGTGCGCAACAACTCGTTGCCCTAGCCTGCTACATCGGTTTTGGAATACCTGCATTGCTTTATTTTCTAATGTTCCACCTCCGACTACACGCATTTATCTGGTATTTGGTTCTCATTACGGGGATAGGCACTTTGTTACTTTTAATAACGGTATTTTTACATCCACGTGCAGTCTATCGCTATATTACAAACCGGTTTCCATACCCGCATGTTCTTAAAACATTCAGTTTTTTACGCCACCTTCGGCTTCAGGATGTGTACTGGCTTTTTGGGTTAACGTCTTTTCGGTACATCGTTTTCTCGGTGCAGTGTCTGTTGATCTTGTATGCATTCGGCGCCCAAATCCATTGGATGGATGCCGTTATTGCCATTGCCTTGTTTTTCTATGCCAACAGTGTAGTTCCATCACCCGCTTTGGCTGGTTTGGGGGTAAGAGAGGGTTCGGCTGTTTTTTTTATGGGGTTCTTTGGGGTCTCTGCGGCCACGGCCTTCAGTACTTCCTTGCTACTCTATGTGATCAATATTATACTTCCGGCGATAATGGGGTTGCCCCTTATTTTGCGCCTTAAACTTGGTACGGCCGCTTCCTCGGAACGGATTCTGCCCAAAGTGAATCCGCCCTCATGACGTTTTTTTTGACCGCCTTTTCGTTTTTTACGGTCTTTTATGCGCTGCTAATGGTTGCCTTTGCATGGGGATTTCGTAAGGTGGTGCGGACCTATCATCCTCGCCATGTCCCTGATACGGAAAAGCCGTTTGCTACCGTTGTTATTGCCGCCCGAAATGAATCCGATAATATTTTATTGTGTTTGCACCGGATTTTGGAAAATCATTATCCCAAAAATCGTTTCGAGGTGATTGTCGTAAATGACGACTCTTCAGACCAAACGGCGGCGATTGTTGATGAACTCTGCAAAGAACATGCAAACCTTCGGCTGTTGCATATGCCCGAGAATGCCATCCGGACACGAGCCCACAAGAAAAAAGCCATCGAAAAAGGGGTTTTGAAGGCCAAAGGAGAAATTATTCTAACAACCGATGCCGATTGCCTGGTGCCAAAACACTGGATTGAAACCATGACTGCCAATTTTGAAGCACATACTGCTTTTGTCTCCGGTCCGGTGGCGTTTCGACATAAATATCGGTTTTTTCAGGATATGCAGGCATTGGAGTTTTTGGGATTGGTGGCCGTCGGAGCGGGGGCCATTGGGCTGAATCGCCCGAATTTAGCAAATGGCGCCAATGTGGCCTACCGGAAAAGTGTATTTCTGGGAATTAAAGGATTTGATGGGATAGACCACCTTACTTCCGGCGACGACGAGCTGTTGATGCAAAAAATTGCCGCCACAGGGGTATGGAAGGTACGCTTTTGTCCTTCGCCTGCCGCTTTGGTCCGCACCGATCCGGTTGCAACGCTTTCAGACTTAATCCAACAACGGAAAAGATGGGCTTCCAAAGGGGCCCTTTACCCGAATAAAGCGTATGTAGCGACCATTGTTTCAATTTATTTGTTTTATTTGTTTTATTTGCTTACAGCCGTTTCCTTGCTTTGGCATCCTATTTCCATTTGGTTTTTAATCAGTGCTTTAGGGCTTAAAGTCATGGCAGAAGGTGCGCTGTTGTTTCAGGCCACGTGGCAATGGCGGCAAAGAAGACTCTTGGCCTATTTTCTGCCAGAGCAATTGCTTCATATTCCGTATGTGGTCTATATTGGATTGGTTTCGCAGTTTGGTGGGTACCAGTGGAAAGGTAGAAAGATTCAGCGATGATGGTTTGCATAATCACCATATTATATGCCCTGAATCTGCTGCTTTGGCTGGTGGTTTGGTATGGATTCAGGAAGGCGACTCGATCTACCGCTGCCTGTCTTGAACAACTGAGTGGTGAGGCCGTCATTCCTCTTTCTGTTGTGGTTGCGCTCAAAAATGAAGCACACAATGCGCTTGGCCTTATAAACAGCCTGAAAGCGCAGGTTTATTCGCATTTCGAGGTAGTCCTGATAGATGACCAATCCCAAGATGAGACCGTTGCCATTTTGCATGAAGCCATTGCAACCGATCCTAGGTTTTGCGTTTTGATCCGTCCTACTCAGGAGCCGTCTGGCAAGAAAAGTAGTTTGACTTATGGAATTGCTCGGGCTACTCATGAACGTTTGGTATTTACAGATGCCGACTGCCGACCGGTGCCCGATTGGTTGATGATTCATGCCAGCTTGCACCGCGCAGACCCAGAAGCTGTCTGGGTGGGGTATGGACCACTATTTCCAGAAAAGACATGGTTAAATCATTTTTCCCGATTCGAAACACAAATTACGGCCTTGTTTACGGGGGCAGCCATCGGTCTTGGATTGCCTTATATGGCGGTTGGTAGAAACATGAGTTATACCCGCACGCTGTTTCACCGTGTAAATGGTTTTGTCAATCACGAACAGCACCTTAGTGGGGACGACGACTTGTTCATCCAATCCGTCCATAGCAAAAAAGCCGGAAAAGTACGGTATTTTTTTACCCCTGCCAGTGCGGTCTTTAGTGCGGCTCCTCAAACCTGGATGCAGTGGCTGCGACAAAAAAAGCGACATGTTTCGGCTGGAGTTGGGTATCCACTTTTGATCGTAGCCATCCTATCCGGATTTCATCTGACACAACTTGCGGGGTGGGGAATGGTGATAGTCTTATTTCCCGCCGGAATTGTACCCTTTTTGCTGCGATGGTGGCTCATCGGTTTTATCCTGAAAAGTAATAATTTTATTCAACATGAAAAAGAAAGGTTAAGCGCTTCACCTGCCCTCGATTTTTTGTATGTTATTGCCAGTGCAGTTTTACCCTTTCTTTCGGTAGTGCGCCCTCAACGACGTTGGTAATCCTTTGATGTTTAATATATTTGCTACACAAACGGTTCGCTTTTTACCCAGATTTTATCCGGATATACTATGGCATAGACCTACCAAAGAAAAAGAATTGTATATCACCATAGATGATGGGCCAACCACGGCATGTACGGGGAAACTGGCCAAGATTCTGGATAAGTTCGATGCAAAAGCTACTTTTTTTCTGATAGGTCAAAATGTGGCGGCTGAGCCAAGTTTGGTGCGTGATCTGAAAAGTGCAGGCCACACATTGGGGCAGCATTCCCATTCCCATCCGAATGCTTGGCAACTGCCTAAAGAACAAATGATGGCCGAAATGAGCAAAGCAACCCGCATTCTGGAAGAAGTGGTGGATGAGTCGGTGCGTTGGATGCGTCCGCCGTATGGTCGTTTTACCCCTGCCATGCGGAAATGGTGTATTGAAAACGAGCAAAAATTGGTGATGTGGGACTTACTTCCAGCCGACTACATGACCACCGTTTCCGAAAAAGACATTAGTCGCCACATTTGCCAATTTGTACGCCCCGGCTCCATTGTGGTCCTACACGACAATCCAAAAGTTTTCCATAAAACACCCGAAGCCCTCTATTCGGTACTGGCGACTCTTTCGGCGGAGGGTTGGCGGTTTCGGGCACTTTAAGGCCCTATTCCGTTGGGTTAATCACGTTTTAACACAAAACTGATATGAAGTCGTTTCTCTGGATCAGTTGCTTCTTGCTGGGTTTCACCGTCGCGTTCACTTTTGCACAGCGTCTGCCCGTTACAGACCGGAAGGCAGATGGTCTGCTACATCGTACCGATCTACAGGCCATTGTTGCAGCACAAGCCGACCGAAATGCCCAGCAATTGTTTCCGCTGCTGGCTTCCAAAGACCCTGTCGTTCGTGCGAGAACCGCTTTTGCATTGGCATCGGTACAAGATACCTTGGCGAAACCATTATTGCGGGCCTTGCTTAAAGATCCTTCCTCGGAAGTGCGGGCCGATGCCGCGTTTGCGCTGGGACAAACCGATGACTCAACAGCCAGCTCGGTTATGCTCATGGCTTTTGCCCAGGAAAAAGACCCAACGGTTCGTCGGAGGTTATTAGAAGCCTTGGGCAAAAAAGGCAGCCGCGCTTCCCTTGCCGAGGTAGCTTCTTTGGTTCTGCCTGTAGGATTACAAACCGCCCAAGCCTTTTCGATGGCCCGCTACGGCTTACGGGGGCATCACCATCCGAAGGCCGTAGAAAAATTGGTAGCGGCTTTGTCTGCACCCGATCCCGAATTGAGGAGCGCGGCGGCCTATTATTTTGGACGTGTTCGGGTAACAACAGCCTGGGCCTTTGCTGCTGACCAACTCCGAAAAGCGTTCGATTCCTTAAATGGAAATGATCCTACATTAATGTATTTAGCAGCAGGACTTGCCCGATTGAACGACCCGCAGGATTTGGTGCGGCTTCGGAAAGCCAGTGTTTCGTCCACAGATTGGCGCATTCGGTACAATACTTTGATGGCTCTTGGCGGAAGAATTCAGGAAGAAGCCGTACAACAAGCCATGTTGACCTCTCTACGCGATGGCAATGAGCATGTGCGAATGGCTGCCGCTACGGTTCTCATGCGCACCCCTACAATGGCTCCTTCTTTGGGATATGATCGGCGAAAGGGCTATTTTTTCCAGTATCCAGAAGATTTTCGGGTTTCAGGCTTGTTCTTGCCCCTGTTTGCAGCCACCGAGCCTGGCATCATTCGTGAGTGGCTTCAGCGTTTTGCCACAACCACCGAAGCCAAACGTATCGGGCTGGGCGCATTGGGGAAGGCAGCCGATCAAACCTCTTGGGAGTTTTTGGCCCAGACCACACAAGCAGAAGACCAAACCGTTGCAACGGCAGCTTTCGAGGCATTGACAACACGTTGGCGGCAGTACAAACCCGATTCCACCCGCGCCGAAGCCTATTTTGGGGTGATCCGGCAAGCATTAGCCCGAAAAAAACTCCCGCTAAGCTATGCAGCAGTAGCATTTCTGGCAGATAAACGATTTAAACCACTCGGTAGCTTGGCCGTGCTAATCCGTGCATTCCAAGAAGC
This region of Bacteroidetes Order II. bacterium genomic DNA includes:
- a CDS encoding HEAT repeat domain-containing protein yields the protein MKSFLWISCFLLGFTVAFTFAQRLPVTDRKADGLLHRTDLQAIVAAQADRNAQQLFPLLASKDPVVRARTAFALASVQDTLAKPLLRALLKDPSSEVRADAAFALGQTDDSTASSVMLMAFAQEKDPTVRRRLLEALGKKGSRASLAEVASLVLPVGLQTAQAFSMARYGLRGHHHPKAVEKLVAALSAPDPELRSAAAYYFGRVRVTTAWAFAADQLRKAFDSLNGNDPTLMYLAAGLARLNDPQDLVRLRKASVSSTDWRIRYNTLMALGGRIQEEAVQQAMLTSLRDGNEHVRMAAATVLMRTPTMAPSLGYDRRKGYFFQYPEDFRVSGLFLPLFAATEPGIIREWLQRFATTTEAKRIGLGALGKAADQTSWEFLAQTTQAEDQTVATAAFEALTTRWRQYKPDSTRAEAYFGVIRQALARKKLPLSYAAVAFLADKRFKPLGSLAVLIRAFQEAQLPNDLEVATEALSSLGKLGDQSVVPQIREALTHAHPAIREAATLAFQSLTGEKKTISPQPLPNQRPLNWAFLKKAGTAPILRFETNRGVFHAQLLTEQAPQTVQTILQLVEEGRYNPNTWHRVVSNFVIQAGDIQQAGGFGGPDFSIRSEFTRLPYLRGTLGMASAGKDTEGSQFFVTHSMQPHLDGNYTAFGYVPERDWPVVDGLLQGDTIKRITWQRSTK